One Purpureocillium takamizusanense chromosome 12, complete sequence DNA window includes the following coding sequences:
- the SPO22 gene encoding sporulation-specific protein 22 (EggNog:ENOG503NXWF~COG:S) — translation MTPVDAVTAGRERKVRSVIEFASNLQSKLSETRDEASADVLVADLSHHIQTIEGLPRQHSAEIRRRDAKNLERHGRDLWNLCIRIRRDLSDTLSPTNPRIKLVLRVRLFSFLILETGRRAAARWIKQPEAGSEAAYLLKLALTLGRICIADEDLDSARLALQKAAEYVDRMKADDTRTGGPSGTGAVATKLEAEYFTMRMTLSWKDDCLDVTEHMYSKMEPLLPSLDVSSAETMSNTIYQIASALGTKNNFSLALKWFKRAHDILQSQDLEKLSMHGLELRLAVFQGRVQILLGIGSTDSLQEASDLLAYVESEIGDRPVVLAWRLEILQHAPGEVFDVEAYASILLRMIKCFDFMNETVELLLHHIRNLHEKSSRLAGRLLDELTRQHIAQSGKAEWINKVVVRRVQMATTAPTSTDSLDELGNYLDLVHDALSGPLSLDPTGAAQALLWKKMESSCSKERFTAADAWCAVALHPVFNSSGESSQGKFGRRRIQCAIRLNDPGRARAAFQSMTDGQRNEPLTRYLMFKVALLSWDHELGCQCLEHLGRSSDSDRVRDIIYACVREAQQVGDKICTLAALKTVAQSWAYGTKLSSNYPAILRCTVRLIRTIEEDNTADDEGPTDDFAGDLCDVFEKAAEHARQHPKDDQGKKIFTIPELHWFRKNSYNIGATECDKWEPQCIVRIFAACVTYIGCYPEDMPLTDIAELSLMGMRCHFVIAAASVALARAEDKVDQQLQEYLAARHHVAGFDALSQRDVGPQGKGVAADLLAKWTTLSVFDFESAVALKAWTDLNTIIRKAKVCKDEVAYKAMGDCLLRGNVPGRVLYSTMRLIVNEIFELENFDSAKLAKYLRCIFQAVLPTDDELALQLLNQALQLAREGAQMRSPFPALELEWLVASTFNHAIDHFARGDEASCHRWALKAMDLAEYADDTGALAATLQDRFAKLRLEDHRPNPV, via the exons ATGACGCCTGTggacgccgtcaccgccggccgcgagcggAAGGTTCGTTCAGTCATCG AATTTGCCAGCAATCTGCAGTCGAAGCTTTCGGAGACGCGAGACGAGGCCTCTgccgacgtgctcgtcgccgatcTGAGCCATCACATCCAGACGATTGAGGGCCTTCCCAGACAGCACAGCGCCGAGATCCGGAGACGCGACGCCAAGAACTTGGAGCGTCATGGCAGAGACCTGTGGAACCTCTGCATCCGAATCAGGCGAGACCTGTCGGATACCTTGTCGCCGACGAATCCGCGGATCAAATTGGTTCTGCGGGTAAGGCTATTCAGCTTTCTCATATTGGAGACAGGACGCCGAGCGGCTGCAAGATGGATAAagcagcccgaggccggcTCAGAGGCGGCGTACCTCCTCAAGTTGGCTCTAACCCTAGGAAGAATATGCATTGCCGATGAGGACCTGGACTCGGCACGGTTGGCCTTGCAGAAAGCAGCCGAATACGTGGACCGTATGAAGGCCGATGACACCAGGACGGGAGGCCCTAGTGGCACTGGGGCCGTCGCAACAAAACTCGAGGCGGAATACTTTACGATGAGAATGACATTG TCGTGGAAAGATGACTGCCTCGACGTCACCGAACACATGTACTCCAAGATGGAGCCTCTCTTGCCCAGTCTCGACGTCTCATCGGCCGAAACCATGTCAAATACGATATACCAGATTGCCAGCGCCCTGGGCACCAAAAACAACTTCAGTTTGGCCCTGAAGTGGTTTAAACGAGCGCATGACATTCTGCAATCGCAGGACTTAGAGAAGCTCTCAATGCATGGCCTGGAACTGCGCCTGGCAGTCTTCCAAGGCAGAGTTCAGATCCTTCTTGGCATTGGATCAACCGACTCTCTCCAAGAAGCAAGCGATCTCCTCGCCTACGTCGAGTCTGAGATTGGAGACAGGCCCGTGGTCCTTGCCTGGCGGCTCGAAATCCTCCAGCATGCCCCAGGCGAGGTCTTCGATGTCGAGGCCTACGCGAGTATACTTCTTCGGATGATAAAGTGCTTCGACTTCATGAATGAAACGGTGGAACTTTTGCTTCACCATATCAGGAATCTTCACGAGAAGAGTTCGCGTTTGGCCGGGAGGCTCTTGGATGAACTGACGAGGCAGCATATTGCGCAGAGCGGGAAGGCGGAATGGATCAACAAGGTCGTCGTGAGGCGAGTGcagatggcgacgacggcgcccacATCCACGGACTCTCTCGATGAACTTGGGAATTACTTGGACCTCGTACATGATGCCCTTTCAGGGCCCCTGAGCCTCGACCCCACAGGAGCGGCGCAAGCT CTTCTATGGAAGAAAATGGAGTCGTCTTGTTCCAAGGAGAGGTTtacggcggcggacgcgtgGTGTGCGGTCGCGCTGCATCCAGTTTTCAACAGCTCTGGCGAATCCAGCCAGGGCAAATTTGGCCGGAGACGGATCCAGTGTGCCATTCGATTAAACGACCCAGGGAGAGCCAGAGCCGCGTTCCAAAGTatgacggacggacagagGAATGAGCCGTTAACGAGGTACCTCATGTTCAAGGTTGCGCTTCTCAGTTGGGACCATGAGCTGGGGTGCCAATGCCTCGAGCACCTTGGCCGAAGCTCAGACAGTGACAGAGTCCGAGACATCATCTATGCCTGCGTCCGGGAGGCACAGCAAGTTGGAGACAAAATCTGCACCTTGGCAGCGCTTAAGACTGTCGCCCAAAGTTGGGCCTACGGGACGAAGTTGTCAAGCAACTACCCAGCCATTTTGCGTTGCACTGTCCGTCTCATACGGACAATCGAGGAGGACAATACCGCTGACGATGAGGGCCCCACAGACGATTTTGCCGGAGACCTTTGTGATGTCTTTGAAAAAG CTGCCGAGCATGCGAGACAACACCCGAAAGACGACCAAGGAAAGAAGATCTTCACGATACCTGAGCTCCACTGGTTTCGGAAGAACTCGTACAACATTGGTGCGACCGAGTGCGACAAGTGGGAGCCGCAGTGCATAGTCCGCATCTTTGCCGCCTGTGTAACTTACATTGGCTGCTATCCAGAAGACATGCCCTTGACAGACATTGCGGAACTCTCGCTGATGGGCATGCGCTGTCATTTCGTAATCGCTGCGGCTTCGGTCGCTCTCGCGCGAGCTGAAGACAAAGTGGACCAGCAGCTGCAAGAGTATCTCGCAGCAAGACACCACGTTGCCGGCTTTGATGCCTTGTCCCAACGGGATGTCGGTCCTCAAGGCAAGGGCGTCGCAGCAGACTTGCTCGCCAAGTGGACAACGCTGTCCGTGTTTGACTTTGAGAGCGCCGTGGCACTGAAGGCATGGACCGACCTAAACACCATCATCAGAAAGGCAAAGGTGTGCAAGGATGAAGTAGCCTACAAGGCGATGGGGGATTGCCTGTTACGAGGCAATGTCCCTGGCAGAG TCCTATACTCGACCATGCGGCTCATTGTCAACGAGATCTTCGAGCTCGAAAACTTTGACAGCGCCAAGCTAGCCAAGTACTTGCGTTGCATCTTCCAGGCCGTCTTGCCGACAGATGACGAGCTCGCTTTGCAGCTGCTGAATcaggcgctgcagcttgcTCGCGAAGGTGCCcag ATGCGCTCGCCTTTTCccgcgctggagctggaaTGGCTCGTCGCCTCGACCTTCAACCACGCTATCGATCATTTCGcacgcggcgacgaagccagTTGTCATCGATGGGCGCTCAAGGCTATGGATCTGGCGGAGTATGCCGACGACacgggcgcgctggccgctACTTTGCAGGACAGGTTTGCCAAGTTGCGGCTCGAAGACCATCGCCCGAATCCAGTGTGA
- the RDS2 gene encoding Transcription factor (COG:S~EggNog:ENOG503NUF9), whose translation MDKEGAGAGAGGKVVADRVRPDKTAATEGNHVHDHGGKDGAKTGIEGAAGQAHSGKSPKKRRKVNHACVYCRRSHMTCDLERPCTRCLKRNIGHLCHDEPREGDAKKLKNGKPVTSAAPADDSDTQTPSDVARASVSSTMGPPPSFDGTRQRSSSGFSASGVISQGDPLSLVQQGGGTSMQGNGLNSRATGNANQFAGFSDAWLTAQNFNEMSSYNPNYMIGPHVTHEFNLLNDFLHSGLLDDSGALAPDETPQNNAFTRTANQTEMLPEYGNRTGPPASNTGSNAGSMPPPPNVDGKSGARTATDKTREYYLQAADPSGNDNAEERMARVLRAKYDAGLLKPFNYINGYARLGKYLDGHIAPSSKQKILRTINQFRPKFREKAQGLTDMQLVYVEMWFEKQLMDYDRVFASMAVPACCWRRTGEIFRGNKEMAELINVPVDQLRDGKIALHEILTEESMVRYWEEFGTVAFDPAHETLLTACSLKNPSDTSDHPIVKCCFSFTIRRDEHKLPALIVGNFLPHDPPPN comes from the exons ATGGACaaggagggcgccggcgccggcgccggagggAAGGTTGTCGCCGACCGTGTAAGGCCGGACAAGACGGCTGCAACAGAGGGCAACCATGTTCACGACCATGGCGGCAAAGATGGCGCAAAGACGGgcatcgagggcgccgccggccaggcgcACTCCGGCAAGAGCCCCAAGAAGAGGCGCAAGGTCAATCATG CTTGCGTTTATTGCCGACGATCT CATATGACTTGCGATCTT GAGCGACCATGCACGCGATGCCTCAAACGGAACATTGGCCATCTCTGCCATGACGAGCCCCGTGAAGGCGATgccaagaagctcaagaacGGCAAGCCCGTGACCAGCGCCGCACCCGCCGACGACTCAGACACTCAGACGCCTTCAGACGTAGCCCGAGCCTCTGTATCCAGCACCATgggcccgcccccctcgtTCGACGGCACGAGGCAGCGATCCTCGAGCGGGTTCAGCGCCAGTGGTGTGATCAGCCAGGGAGACCCGTTGTCACTTGTGCAacagggcggcgggacgagTATGCAAGGAAACGGGTTGAACAGCAGAGCGACTGGTAACGCGAATCAAT TTGCTGGTTTCTCAGACGCGTGGTTGACGGCCCAAAACTTCAATGAGATGAGCAGCTACAACCCCAACTACATGATCGGGCCTCACGTCACGCACGAGTTCAACCTCCTGAACGACTTCCTTCACAGCGGACTTTTGGATGACAGCGGGGCCTTGGCGCCAGACGAGACACCGCAAAACAACGCCTTCACTAGAACAGCAAACCAGACGGAGATGTTACCCGAGTACGGCAACAGAACAGGTCCCCCGGCCAGCAATACAGGGTCCAACGCTGgttcgatgccgccgccgccaaacgTTGACGGGAAGAGCGGAGCTAGAACGGCGACAGACAAGACGCGCGAGTACTACCTTCAAGCTGCTGATCCGTCTGGAAATGATAATGCCGAGGAGAGAATGGCCCGTGTGCTCAGGGCCAAGTACGACGCAGGGTTGCTGAAGCCGTTTAATTACATCAACGGCTACGCTCGCCTAGGAAAGTATCTGGATGGCCATATCGCACCCTCGTCCAAGCAGAAGATTTTGCGGACGATCAATCAGTTCCGACCCAAGTTCCGGGAGAAGGCACAGGGCCTCACGGACATGCAACTCGTATACGTTGAGATGTGGTTCGAAAAGCAGTTGATGGACTATGACCGCGTCTTCGCCAGCATGGCGGTGCCGGCATGTTGCTGGCGGAGAACGGGAGAGATTTTCAGGGGCAACAAGGAGATGGCGGAGCTGATCAACGTCCCCGTGGACCAGCTACGAGAC GGGAAAATCGCTTTGCATGAGATTCTGACTGAAGAGTCCATGGTCCGCTACTGGGAAGAATTCGGGACAGTTGCGTTTGATCCAGCTCACGAGACGCTTTTGACTGCCTGCTCCCTGAAGAACCCCAGCGATACTTCGGACCACCCGATAGTCAAGTGCTGTTTCTCGTTCACGATTCGCCGAGATGAACATAAACT ACCGGCGCTGATTGTGGGCAACTTCTTGCCGCACGACCCGCCCCCCAACTAG